From the genome of Tistrella bauzanensis:
ATCCCCAAGGACTTTCCGCCCTACTCGACGGTGCAGGGCTACTTCTACGCCTGGTCGCACACGGGCTTGCTGGCGCAGATCAACCACATGCTGGTCATGGCCCTGCGCGAGATGGTCGGGCGCGAGGCCCGCCCCACGGCGGGGGTCATCGACAGCCAGTCGGTGAAAACCACCGAAAGCGGCGGGCCGCGCGGCTTCGACGCCGGCAAGAAGATCAAAGGCCGCAAGCGCCATATCCTCACCGACACCGAGGGCCATCTGGTCGGCGTGCTCACCCCGCCGACATCCAGGACCGTGACGGCGCGCCCGACCTGCTGGCGTCGATCCGTTCGCTCTATCCGTGGCTGCGCCACATCTTCGCTGACGGCGGCTATGCCGGCGACAAGCTGCGCGACGCCATGGCCGCGCTGGGCCACTGGACCTTCGAGATCATCAAGCGCTCCGACACCGCCAAGGGCTTCGAGCTTCTGCCCCGCCGCTGGGTGGTCGAACGAACCTTCGCCTGGCTCGGGCGATGCCGCCGCCTCGCCAAGGACTTCGAGGTCAGCATCTTGCGGCCGCGCCGCGATCAGGTCGCGATCGATGTTATTGGTCGATGAGAGGGTTCATCTTCGCGAACGCCCGCAGATCGTCGACATCGGCAATGGTGACCGTGTTGCCCGCGACATCCACCCCATAGGCCCTGAGGGTCGCGAAGCCGCGCGAGAGGTTTTCCGGCGTCATGCCAAGGATCGAGGCCAGCGTCTTCTTGTCGTAAGGCAGCATGAAGCTGCCGGCGGCCGCGTTCTGATCGTGAAGACGCAACAGCCGGTTGGCCAGCCGCTCGATCCCCGGGCGCAGCTTCAGGTTCTTGTATTCCTTGATCATCACCCGGAAATCGAGCGCCAGTTCGCGCACGATGGCGCGCGCGAAGGCGCCATCCTTCTCGAAGATCGCCCGGATATTCTCGGACGGGATCATCAGGATGCGAGAGGCTTCCGTGGTCCGGCCCGACATCAGATACACCGCGTCGCGGATCACCGCCGCCAGAATGAACGAACTCACCGGCACCACCATTCCCAGGGTCGTCTCGCGCCCGGCATGGCGGCTGAACAGCTCGACGCAGCCCTCGATCACCACATACAGGAAATCAGCCGGTTCTCCCTCAAGAATCAAATCAACCTGACGGGGAAATTTCTGAAGATAAGCGGCATTCATCAGCTCGGCGAAGCTGGCTTCGTCCATGCTGCGGAACAGGGGCAAGTCCCGGATGCCAGGCAGGTCATTTGGGCGCATGTGGCTTTCCTTGATATTTATCAAGGCTGAATTTGATGAACATATACCCTCTGCCTCTGCGAATGTAAATCACCATGATAGATATAGTCATTCTCCATAGCGCGAACATCATCCCAAGCTTTGTTTCGACTCTCTCTCCGCAATTTTTGATCTGGATCAACATCTACGGCGCGTCATCAAAATAACGTCTGGTCACCCCCAAATGCGAACCCTCCGTCAGGCTCGCCAAGGCAGGTGGATAATCATGCAGGCTCAGACCAGCGCCGCAACCCCGCAAGCCGGCAAGATACTCGGTATGAGTACTTTTGCCTTCACCATCTCTTTTGCCGTCTGGACAATCTTTTCGATCATCGGCATCCGCATCCAGCAGGATCTGGGGTTGAGCGATACCCAGTTCGGCCTTCTCGTCGGCACGCCGATCCTGACCGGCTCTCTGGTCCGGATCGTGCTGGGGGTCTGGGCCGACCAGTATGGCGGGCGCCCGGTTTTCGCGCTGACCATGCTGGCGGCGGCGGCCGCGACCGCGCTGCTGGCCTTTGCCGAAACCTACACCATGATGCTGGTCGCGGCGCTGGGCGTGGGGCTTGCCGGCGGCACATTCGCGGTCGGCGTGGCCTATGTGTCGAAATGGTATCCGCGTGAACGCCAGGGCACGGCGCTGGGCATCTTCGGCGCCGGCAATGTCGGTGCCGCGGTCACCAAGCTGCTGGCACCGCTGATCATGGTCGCCTTCGGCTGGACCATGGTCGCCCTGATCTGGGCGGCGGTTCTGGCGGTGACGGCGGTCATCTTCTGGCTGGTCACCTCCGACGATCCGCAGACCATCGCCCGGCGCGCCAGCGGCACCCGCCCGCGCAGCGCCTTCCTGGAGCTTGAGCCTCTGAAGCGTCTGCAGGTGTGGCGGTTCGCGCTCTATTACTTCTTCGTCTTCGGCGCCTTCGTGTCGCTGGCGCTGTGGCTGCCGCATTATCTGGTCGGCGTCTATGGCCTCGACATCAAGACCGCCGGCCTGCTTGCCGCGTTCTATTCGGTGCCGGCCAGCATCTTCCGTGCGTATGGCGGACATCTGTCTGACCGCAAGGGCGCGCGGACGATCATGTACTGGACCTTCGGCGTCTCGGCGATCGCCACCTTCATGCTGTCCTACCCCGCGACCGATTATGTCATCCATGGCATCCGCGGGCCGATCAGCTTCACGACCAGCATGGGCCTTGTGCCGTTCGTGATCCTGATCTTCGTCCTGGGCTTCTTCATGTCGCTGGGCAAGGCCGCGGTCTACAAGCATATCCCGGTCTATTATCCCGATCATGTCGGCGCCGTCGGCGGCCTGGTCGGGTTGATCGGCGGGCTTGGCGGCTTCGTCCTGCCGCTGATCTTCGGGGTCATGCTCGACCTGACCGGCATCTGGACAAGCTGCTTCATGCTGCTGTTCGCGATCGTGTCGGTGGCCTTCATCTGGATGCATCTGTCGATCCGGCAGATGGAACGCCAGCACCTGTCGACCGAACTCGACGCCCTGCCCGATCTGCCCGAGATGCGGGAAATCCATGGGCCGGCACAGACCGCCGCCATGAGCCGGGTGATCGAGGACTGGCGCCCCGAGGATCCGGGCTTCTGGCAGAGCACCGGCCGGCGCATCGCCCGGCGCAA
Proteins encoded in this window:
- a CDS encoding cyclic nucleotide-binding domain-containing protein gives rise to the protein MRPNDLPGIRDLPLFRSMDEASFAELMNAAYLQKFPRQVDLILEGEPADFLYVVIEGCVELFSRHAGRETTLGMVVPVSSFILAAVIRDAVYLMSGRTTEASRILMIPSENIRAIFEKDGAFARAIVRELALDFRVMIKEYKNLKLRPGIERLANRLLRLHDQNAAAGSFMLPYDKKTLASILGMTPENLSRGFATLRAYGVDVAGNTVTIADVDDLRAFAKMNPLIDQ
- a CDS encoding nitrate/nitrite transporter gives rise to the protein MQAQTSAATPQAGKILGMSTFAFTISFAVWTIFSIIGIRIQQDLGLSDTQFGLLVGTPILTGSLVRIVLGVWADQYGGRPVFALTMLAAAAATALLAFAETYTMMLVAALGVGLAGGTFAVGVAYVSKWYPRERQGTALGIFGAGNVGAAVTKLLAPLIMVAFGWTMVALIWAAVLAVTAVIFWLVTSDDPQTIARRASGTRPRSAFLELEPLKRLQVWRFALYYFFVFGAFVSLALWLPHYLVGVYGLDIKTAGLLAAFYSVPASIFRAYGGHLSDRKGARTIMYWTFGVSAIATFMLSYPATDYVIHGIRGPISFTTSMGLVPFVILIFVLGFFMSLGKAAVYKHIPVYYPDHVGAVGGLVGLIGGLGGFVLPLIFGVMLDLTGIWTSCFMLLFAIVSVAFIWMHLSIRQMERQHLSTELDALPDLPEMREIHGPAQTAAMSRVIEDWRPEDPGFWQSTGRRIARRNLWISIPCLLLAFSVWMVWSMVIAKLPAIGFTYTTDQLFWLAALPGLSGATLRIFYSFMVPIFGGRLWTTLTTASLLIPAFGIGYAVQNPDTPYVIFLVLALLCGLGGGNFASSMANISFFFPKAEKGNALALNAGLGNLGVSVMQFLVPLVITMSVFGAMGGSGRATSAGDLLWVQNAGFIWVPFLIVATIAAWFGMNDIASARASFKEQAVIFSRGHNWIMCWLYTGTFGSFIGYAAAFPLLAKTQFPEVDSLQFVFLGPLVGALSRAGTGWISDRFGGGRVTFWTFLLMIAGVLGVLYFLGIKDQPGAFWGFFAMFMVLFLATGIGNASTFQMIPVIMRTVVDRTSPGMAPPERLRQAERESAAIIGFTSALAAYGAFFIPKAYGSSIAATGGPEAALIGFLVFYVTCVAVTWFFYTRKNASVPC